The Solibacillus isronensis nucleotide sequence CAATATTATCTTGTCTTCCCATTAAAGCAATGATCCATTCCAATGATGTAATAACAATCATGAAAAACAATGTTGAGATCAACACATGCGGTTTTTGTGTCATTTTAATTTTTTTAATTGCTGTCCATATAGCCGTACCGACTAATACTGCAAGCAAGAAGCCATAAAAAACCCAATCTCCAGCCGCATTTGCTCCTGGTGCAAAACGGAAAACAATAATATCCACTAACACGATAATTATTAATAAGATTTGAATCCAATTCCAAAGTGTTAACGTTCTAAATATATTGACCCCGACTTGATGTAATGTTAAATAAGCGAAAAAGCCTGCTTGTGCCATTACACTCATCGTCATCCCTAATACGATATTCCAAACTAATGCAGCAAGAAATTCTGAGATTTCCCCATTCGCTAAGTATGGCTGGTAAAAGTCCCAACGAATAATTAACGAGGCAACTGCATTAACTAAACCACCGATTACTAATGCCCAAAAAGCAAACTTCACCCAGTTTCGTATCGTCACGAACAAATTCCCCCATTTTTTAATATATCTTGTATATTTTATCAATTTGATTTGAAAAAAGCGACCTCTCTTAAAAGATGTTACATATAATCAGTAAAATTGTGAACAATAAGCGAAAGCGCATAAATGAAGAAAGGACGTGAGAAAAGTGAAACGTTTAATCATATTAGCCTTTTCCCTCATTCTCCTTGCCGGTTGTAATGATGCCAAATCGACGACATTATCTTATGATGAAGTAAAGAAAATTATGGTCGATGCCATTCAGACAGAGGATGGGAAAAAAGCAATTCGCCAAATGTTTGAAGATAAGAATTTTCGGGAGTTGCTTATTTTAAATACCGAAGAAGTTAAAAAAGCGACTGAAGAGACAATGTTATCAAAAGATGCAATGGATTTTTGGATTAAAACATTCGAAGACCCGAAATTTAAAGAAACATTCGCAAAAAGTATGCAGGATCAGCAGGAAGATTTAATGAAAAACCTACTGAATGACGC carries:
- a CDS encoding KinB-signaling pathway activation protein; protein product: MTIRNWVKFAFWALVIGGLVNAVASLIIRWDFYQPYLANGEISEFLAALVWNIVLGMTMSVMAQAGFFAYLTLHQVGVNIFRTLTLWNWIQILLIIIVLVDIIVFRFAPGANAAGDWVFYGFLLAVLVGTAIWTAIKKIKMTQKPHVLISTLFFMIVITSLEWIIALMGRQDNIDVYVALLLFPLVAVNAYQILMLPKYNAQSEEDRKRLEERRKARKETTKTVKA
- the gerD gene encoding spore germination lipoprotein GerD, encoding MKRLIILAFSLILLAGCNDAKSTTLSYDEVKKIMVDAIQTEDGKKAIRQMFEDKNFRELLILNTEEVKKATEETMLSKDAMDFWIKTFEDPKFKETFAKSMQDQQEDLMKNLLNDASYQESLTSFFGQPDMQKQLENIMKGAVMRKELEKIVMETIENPLMQTKWQELIKKSGEASSEKDSGSGSESGSGSGKDSGGGKDSGGGS